The Candidatus Thermoplasmatota archaeon genome includes a region encoding these proteins:
- a CDS encoding nitroreductase family protein — protein sequence MNPWATYIRKYENRKIPKDVLEELLDAARLTPSSMNRQRWNIIVVTDQETKRKLVPVCGNQKFVGGCSAFLVGIAEPDAYYSTVDMTIALDHLSLRAVELDLGTCWIGDFEPEKVKKILSIPKEREVPICMTVGYPESVPAARKRKRLPEMFRMDSWEDTWK from the coding sequence ATCAATCCATGGGCGACGTACATCAGGAAATACGAGAACAGGAAGATCCCGAAGGATGTTCTCGAGGAATTGCTGGATGCCGCGAGGCTCACGCCGTCTTCGATGAACCGACAGAGATGGAACATAATAGTGGTCACCGATCAGGAAACAAAGAGGAAATTGGTGCCCGTCTGCGGAAACCAGAAATTCGTTGGCGGATGTTCAGCCTTTCTAGTCGGGATCGCCGAGCCCGACGCCTATTACTCCACTGTTGACATGACGATTGCCCTCGACCACCTCTCACTACGGGCAGTCGAACTCGATCTCGGTACTTGCTGGATAGGCGACTTCGAACCTGAGAAGGTCAAGAAGATCCTGAGCATCCCGAAGGAGCGCGAGGTTCCGATATGCATGACCGTGGGATACCCAGAGTCCGTTCCCGCGGCCAGGAAGAGGAAGAGACTCCCAGAGATGTTTCGCATGGATTCCTGGGAAGATACTTGGAAATAA